Proteins from one Entomospira culicis genomic window:
- the hpt gene encoding hypoxanthine phosphoribosyltransferase yields the protein MFFAQTEPFITAPTLKKRITELGAELTQRYKEEKDLVIICTLKGSILFVADLMREIDLPLEVDFISVASYHGGLTSGQLQVVHGMTTQITHRPVLIVEDIVDTGRTLKKLKEMISEGNPRSIEVCALLDKPSRRLVEIEADYVGFTIEDLFVVGYGLDYQQRYRNLPYIGVLSDPQ from the coding sequence TTGTTTTTTGCACAAACAGAACCATTCATTACAGCTCCAACCTTAAAAAAACGTATTACCGAGTTAGGCGCAGAGCTGACACAACGCTATAAAGAAGAGAAGGATTTAGTCATTATCTGCACACTTAAGGGATCAATTCTCTTTGTGGCAGATCTCATGCGCGAAATTGATTTACCTTTAGAGGTCGATTTTATTAGCGTTGCTAGTTATCATGGTGGTCTCACCAGTGGGCAACTGCAGGTTGTGCATGGCATGACGACCCAGATTACGCATCGTCCGGTGTTAATTGTGGAGGATATTGTTGATACGGGGCGTACTCTAAAGAAGCTTAAAGAGATGATTAGCGAGGGCAATCCTAGGAGCATTGAAGTCTGTGCATTGCTGGATAAGCCTTCTCGCCGGTTGGTGGAGATTGAGGCGGATTATGTGGGCTTCACCATTGAGGATCTCTTTGTGGTGGGCTATGGGCTAGATTACCAGCAACGTTATCGCAATTTACCTTATATTGGTGTCTTGAGCGATCCGCAGTGA